A single region of the Kineosporiaceae bacterium SCSIO 59966 genome encodes:
- a CDS encoding DUF4193 domain-containing protein — protein sequence MATDYDAPRKTDDELNEDSLEELKARRTDKNSGKVDEDEAEAAEGFELPGADLSNEELSVRVLPRQADEFTCSRCFLVHHRSQLAAEKDGQLICAECA from the coding sequence ATGGCAACCGACTACGACGCACCGCGCAAGACCGACGACGAGCTCAACGAGGACTCCCTCGAGGAGCTCAAGGCGCGTCGTACCGACAAGAACTCCGGCAAGGTCGACGAGGACGAGGCCGAGGCCGCCGAGGGCTTCGAGCTGCCCGGTGCCGACCTGTCGAACGAGGAGCTGTCGGTCCGGGTGCTACCGCGCCAGGCTGACGAGTTCACCTGCTCCCGCTGCTTCCTCGTCCACCACCGCAGCCAGCTGGCCGCGGAGAAGGACGGTCAGCTCATCTGCGCCGAGTGCGCATGA
- a CDS encoding thymidine kinase produces MAELVFFSGTMDCGKSTLALQLDHNHAVRGRDGIVFTRDDRAGQNVLSSRLGLARQAVEVTDGTDFWATVVDARTHGRRVDYLVCDEAQFYTPAQVEQLARLVDDMGVDVFAFGITTDFRSQLFPGSRRLIELADRVKVLQVEALCWCGARATHNARTVDGVMVVEGEQVVVGDVGDRSGVVSYETLCRRHHMRRMSAATARAATVSPDVLPFS; encoded by the coding sequence GTGGCCGAGCTCGTGTTCTTCTCCGGGACGATGGACTGCGGCAAGTCGACGCTGGCCCTGCAGCTCGACCACAACCACGCCGTCCGCGGCCGGGACGGGATCGTCTTCACCCGCGACGACCGGGCCGGGCAGAACGTCCTGTCCAGCCGCCTCGGGCTGGCCCGGCAGGCCGTCGAGGTCACCGACGGCACCGACTTCTGGGCCACCGTCGTCGACGCCCGGACCCACGGGCGCCGGGTGGACTACCTCGTCTGCGACGAGGCGCAGTTCTACACCCCCGCCCAGGTCGAGCAGCTGGCCCGCCTCGTCGACGACATGGGCGTCGACGTCTTCGCGTTCGGCATCACGACGGACTTCCGCAGCCAGCTGTTCCCCGGCTCGCGCCGCCTGATCGAGCTCGCCGACCGGGTGAAGGTGCTGCAGGTGGAGGCGCTGTGCTGGTGCGGTGCCCGAGCCACCCACAACGCCCGCACCGTGGACGGCGTCATGGTGGTCGAGGGTGAGCAGGTCGTCGTCGGGGACGTGGGGGACCGCAGCGGGGTGGTCTCCTACGAGACCCTCTGCCGCCGTCACCACATGCGCCGGATGAGCGCCGCCACGGCACGGGCCGCCACGGTGTCCCCGGACGTGCTGCCGTTCTCCTGA
- the dut gene encoding dUTP diphosphatase, whose amino-acid sequence MTAADVEVLLHRLDPDLPVPARAHPGDAGVDLRTRVDVELAPGRRVTVPTGVALALPAGYAAFVHPRSGLAARHGVTVLNGPGTVDAGYRGEILVTLVNTDDERTVVLRRGDRVAQLVVQRVADVRFVAVDRLPGSARGAGGHGSTGGLSAEASPATATGTTATVATTATGTTASGTTGTETTTGGDGG is encoded by the coding sequence GTGACCGCTGCGGACGTCGAGGTGCTCCTGCACCGCCTGGACCCCGACCTGCCCGTCCCGGCCCGGGCGCACCCGGGGGACGCCGGGGTGGACCTGCGTACCCGCGTCGACGTCGAGCTGGCACCGGGCCGGCGGGTGACCGTGCCGACCGGCGTCGCGCTCGCGCTGCCGGCCGGCTACGCCGCGTTCGTGCACCCGCGCTCGGGGCTGGCGGCGCGCCACGGGGTCACCGTGCTCAACGGCCCCGGCACCGTCGACGCGGGGTACCGTGGGGAGATCCTGGTCACTCTGGTCAACACTGACGATGAGCGGACGGTCGTCCTGCGGCGCGGCGACCGGGTCGCCCAGCTGGTCGTGCAGCGCGTCGCCGACGTGCGGTTCGTGGCGGTGGACCGGTTGCCCGGCTCCGCCCGGGGAGCCGGGGGGCACGGTTCGACCGGCGGGCTGAGCGCCGAGGCGTCGCCGGCCACGGCGACGGGCACGACGGCCACCGTAGCCACGACGGCGACGGGCACGACGGCGAGCGGGACCACTGGGACGGAGACGACGACAGGAGGGGACGGCGGGTGA
- a CDS encoding DUF3159 domain-containing protein, which yields MSEGRGGLAQAAGEEFSLAEAVGGPRGVVEALLPGLLFVSWFTVTRDLDGALVAALGAAGLLVAARVVTGSNVSQAFAGAVGVAISAWAAARTGEAVSYYLPGFLLNAGYAALYAVSTLRFPRLGPVPAWGPFPVIGVLVGPLVGEGLAWRRDPARLRAYRQVTWLWVAMFVVRLVVQVPLYLADAVGALGAARLVMGVPLFALTAYLTWLVLRRVPPAQPHTPPPVA from the coding sequence GTGAGTGAGGGGCGGGGCGGTCTCGCGCAGGCGGCCGGCGAGGAGTTCTCCCTCGCCGAGGCGGTGGGCGGTCCACGCGGCGTCGTCGAGGCCCTGCTGCCCGGCCTGCTGTTCGTCTCGTGGTTCACCGTCACGCGAGATCTTGACGGCGCACTGGTGGCCGCGCTGGGGGCGGCGGGTCTGCTCGTCGCCGCACGCGTCGTCACCGGCAGCAACGTCAGCCAGGCCTTCGCCGGCGCCGTCGGGGTCGCGATCTCCGCCTGGGCGGCCGCCCGGACCGGGGAGGCGGTCTCGTACTACCTGCCGGGGTTCCTGCTCAATGCCGGTTACGCCGCGCTGTACGCGGTCTCGACCCTGCGGTTCCCGCGACTGGGCCCGGTGCCGGCGTGGGGGCCGTTCCCGGTGATCGGAGTGCTCGTCGGTCCGCTCGTGGGGGAGGGACTCGCCTGGCGCCGGGACCCCGCTCGGCTGCGGGCCTACCGTCAGGTGACCTGGCTGTGGGTCGCGATGTTCGTCGTCCGGCTCGTCGTCCAGGTGCCGCTGTACCTCGCCGACGCGGTCGGCGCCCTGGGCGCGGCCCGGCTGGTGATGGGGGTCCCGCTGTTCGCGCTGACCGCGTACCTCACCTGGCTGGTGCTGCGGCGAGTGCCGCCGGCCCAGCCGCACACCCCGCCGCCGGTGGCCTGA
- a CDS encoding TrkA family potassium uptake protein, producing the protein MHFVIMGCGRVGATLAHSLEEHGHTVAVIDQNAEAFRRLGPHFGGDTVTGVGFDRDTLREARIEEAYAFAAVSSGDNSNILAARVARETFGVANVVARIYDPRRAEVYERLGIPTVATVRWAADQMLRRLLPRGAAGEYRDASGTVLLAQFSTHRGWVGRTVADLEEAVGCRVAYLTRLGEAVLPRPATVLQEGDVLHATVRVDDVARVERALGAAPEGAR; encoded by the coding sequence GTGCACTTCGTGATCATGGGTTGCGGCCGAGTGGGCGCGACCCTGGCCCACAGCCTCGAGGAGCACGGGCACACGGTGGCCGTGATCGACCAGAACGCCGAGGCCTTCCGGCGCCTCGGTCCGCACTTCGGCGGTGACACGGTCACCGGTGTCGGGTTCGACCGGGACACCCTGCGCGAGGCCCGGATCGAGGAGGCGTACGCCTTCGCCGCGGTGAGCAGCGGCGACAACTCCAACATCCTCGCCGCCCGCGTCGCACGGGAGACCTTCGGCGTCGCCAACGTCGTGGCCAGGATCTACGACCCCCGGCGCGCCGAGGTTTACGAGCGGCTCGGCATCCCGACCGTCGCGACGGTCCGCTGGGCGGCCGACCAGATGCTGCGCCGTCTGCTGCCGCGGGGCGCGGCCGGGGAGTACCGGGACGCCAGCGGCACCGTCCTGCTGGCCCAGTTCAGCACGCACCGGGGGTGGGTGGGTCGGACCGTCGCCGACCTGGAGGAGGCGGTGGGCTGCCGGGTGGCGTACCTGACCCGGCTGGGCGAAGCCGTCCTGCCGCGACCGGCGACGGTCCTCCAGGAGGGCGACGTGCTGCACGCCACCGTCCGGGTCGACGACGTGGCCAGGGTCGAGCGTGCGCTCGGCGCGGCGCCGGAGGGAGCACGATGA
- a CDS encoding inositol monophosphatase, whose amino-acid sequence MTSDAVEVRALVRLAERAARAAGDLVRQRPASVTVAATKSSPTDVVTEMDTAAEARLTEVLLGERPDDGLLGEESGLRAGSSGVTWVVDPIDGTVNYLYGIPAYAVSVAAVTGDPDPARWRQLAACVHNPVTGETWTAALGQGAALDGVPVRVTQGVRLDRALVGTGFGYTVEGRRKQARVVADLLPRIRDVRRAGAASLDLCSVACGRLDAYYEQGLRPWDLAAGGLVAAEAGALVTGTDGRPAGEAMVVAGSPPLARALVAELERLGAGRVTR is encoded by the coding sequence GTGACCAGCGACGCCGTCGAGGTCCGTGCGCTGGTCCGGCTCGCCGAGCGGGCCGCCCGGGCGGCCGGTGACCTCGTCCGCCAGCGGCCGGCGTCGGTGACGGTGGCGGCGACGAAGTCCAGCCCGACCGACGTCGTCACCGAGATGGACACCGCCGCCGAGGCCCGGCTCACCGAGGTGCTGCTCGGTGAGCGACCGGACGACGGGCTGCTCGGCGAGGAGAGCGGGCTGCGGGCCGGCAGCAGCGGGGTCACCTGGGTGGTCGACCCGATCGACGGCACGGTCAACTACCTCTACGGCATCCCGGCCTACGCGGTGAGTGTGGCCGCCGTGACCGGTGACCCCGACCCGGCACGCTGGCGGCAGCTGGCCGCCTGCGTGCACAACCCGGTGACGGGGGAGACGTGGACCGCTGCCCTCGGGCAGGGCGCCGCCCTGGACGGCGTTCCGGTGCGCGTCACCCAGGGCGTGCGACTCGACCGGGCCCTCGTGGGGACCGGGTTCGGCTACACCGTCGAAGGCCGTCGGAAACAGGCCCGGGTGGTCGCGGACCTGCTGCCGCGGATCCGGGACGTGCGGCGCGCCGGGGCGGCGTCGCTCGACCTGTGCTCGGTGGCCTGCGGCCGGCTCGACGCCTACTACGAGCAGGGCCTGCGCCCGTGGGACCTCGCCGCCGGTGGACTGGTCGCCGCCGAGGCAGGAGCACTCGTCACCGGCACCGACGGTCGTCCCGCCGGGGAGGCGATGGTGGTGGCCGGTTCGCCGCCGCTGGCGCGGGCCCTGGTGGCCGAGCTCGAACGGCTGGGAGCCGGCAGGGTCACACGCTGA
- a CDS encoding OB-fold nucleic acid binding domain-containing protein has protein sequence MSTPPPRGRLRSALSRLTADRDELAASEESALAAAFGGTPCSDLYDRVRTRVCGVLRTVTLRPRGGVPALEAELFDGSGTLTVIWLGRREIAGIEPGRRIVVTGLVSCSHGRSVMYNPAYDLLPVDGA, from the coding sequence GTGAGCACTCCACCGCCCCGCGGCCGGCTGCGGTCCGCGCTGTCCCGCCTCACCGCCGACCGGGACGAGCTCGCCGCCAGCGAGGAGTCCGCGCTGGCGGCAGCCTTCGGCGGCACCCCCTGCTCGGACCTGTACGACCGGGTACGCACGAGGGTCTGCGGTGTGCTGCGGACCGTGACCCTGCGTCCCCGTGGCGGCGTCCCGGCTCTGGAGGCTGAGCTGTTCGACGGCTCAGGCACCCTCACCGTGATCTGGCTCGGCCGGCGGGAGATCGCCGGCATCGAGCCGGGCCGACGGATCGTGGTGACCGGGCTCGTCAGCTGCTCCCACGGCCGGTCCGTGATGTACAACCCGGCCTACGACCTGCTCCCGGTGGACGGCGCGTGA
- a CDS encoding TrkA family potassium uptake protein produces the protein MRVVVAGAGSVGRSIASELLHNGHQVLLIDKEPRAIRTSSVAEAEWLQADACELASLSEAGLERTDVVVAATGDDKANLVLSLLAKTEFGVPRTVARVNNPKNEWMFDEAWGVDVAVSTPRLMTALVEEAVAIGDLVRIFTFQQGQATMVELTLPEDSPLAGTPVGEVTWPPETVLVAIIREESPIAPTPDDVLEGLDELLLITVPESEEELQRLLRATT, from the coding sequence ATGAGGGTCGTCGTCGCCGGCGCGGGCAGCGTCGGCCGCTCCATCGCCAGCGAGCTGCTGCACAACGGGCACCAGGTGCTGCTCATCGACAAGGAGCCACGCGCGATCCGGACGTCGTCGGTGGCGGAGGCCGAGTGGTTGCAGGCGGACGCCTGTGAGCTCGCCTCACTGAGCGAAGCCGGTCTGGAGCGCACCGACGTCGTGGTGGCAGCGACCGGCGACGACAAGGCGAACCTCGTGCTGTCCCTGCTGGCCAAGACCGAGTTCGGCGTCCCGCGCACGGTGGCCAGGGTCAACAACCCGAAGAACGAGTGGATGTTCGACGAGGCGTGGGGCGTCGACGTCGCGGTGTCCACGCCTCGACTGATGACCGCGCTGGTCGAGGAGGCCGTGGCGATCGGCGACCTCGTCCGGATCTTCACCTTCCAGCAGGGTCAGGCGACGATGGTCGAGCTCACCCTGCCGGAGGACTCACCGCTGGCCGGCACCCCGGTCGGAGAGGTCACCTGGCCTCCGGAGACGGTGCTCGTGGCGATCATCCGGGAGGAGAGCCCGATCGCCCCCACTCCGGACGACGTGCTCGAGGGCCTCGACGAGCTGCTGCTCATCACCGTGCCGGAGAGCGAGGAGGAGCTGCAACGGCTGCTGCGGGCCACCACGTGA
- a CDS encoding DUF3093 domain-containing protein: MPTPPPSTTQFDERLWPSPATWLLAPGLGLGAGIAAVPFGTAAAVGLGVLAAVVVAALLAATAPRVRVTDDVLEAGPARVPLALLGTPQAFTGEEARQERGPRLDARAYLLLRGWVDAVVRVPLEDPEDPTPYWLVSTRRPEELIDALMRTRRR, encoded by the coding sequence GTGCCGACCCCGCCGCCCTCGACCACGCAGTTCGACGAGCGTCTCTGGCCCAGCCCGGCGACCTGGCTGCTCGCACCCGGCCTGGGGCTCGGCGCCGGCATCGCCGCCGTGCCGTTCGGGACGGCGGCCGCCGTCGGCCTCGGGGTGCTCGCCGCGGTGGTCGTGGCCGCCCTGCTCGCCGCGACCGCACCGCGGGTGCGGGTCACCGACGACGTCCTGGAGGCCGGCCCGGCCCGGGTGCCCCTGGCGCTGCTGGGAACACCTCAGGCCTTCACCGGGGAGGAGGCCCGCCAGGAGCGCGGGCCGCGGCTGGACGCCCGGGCCTACCTGCTGCTGCGCGGCTGGGTGGACGCCGTGGTCCGGGTGCCGCTGGAGGACCCGGAGGACCCGACCCCGTACTGGTTGGTCTCGACCCGCCGGCCCGAGGAGCTGATCGACGCGCTCATGCGCACTCGGCGCAGATGA
- a CDS encoding DUF3710 domain-containing protein translates to MFGKGRSTREDESAGEPGAVTEEAAADPAAAPSAGSTAPAATTGPFDEADAPAGVTRVDLGALRVPPRPGMELRLELEEKTRRVVAATVGLAGSTVQLQAFAAPRRDGIWDEIRAEIATQVTKSGGSADEIPGSFGRELLARLPARTSDGRTAHRPARFVGVDGPRWFLRAVFSGPAAADEQAARPLEEVVRGTVVVRGAEAMAPRDLLPLRLPDQGGGDAQVSTTSDGATAAES, encoded by the coding sequence CTGTTCGGCAAGGGACGATCGACGCGCGAGGACGAGAGCGCCGGCGAGCCCGGTGCCGTCACCGAGGAGGCGGCGGCCGACCCGGCCGCCGCGCCGAGCGCAGGGTCCACGGCTCCCGCGGCCACGACCGGCCCGTTCGACGAGGCCGACGCCCCCGCCGGCGTGACCCGGGTCGACCTGGGCGCGCTACGGGTGCCGCCACGTCCCGGGATGGAGCTGCGCCTCGAGCTGGAGGAGAAGACCCGCCGGGTCGTCGCAGCGACCGTTGGACTGGCCGGGTCCACCGTCCAGCTGCAGGCCTTCGCCGCACCGCGACGGGACGGCATCTGGGACGAGATCCGCGCCGAGATCGCCACCCAGGTGACGAAGTCGGGCGGGAGCGCGGACGAGATCCCCGGCAGCTTCGGCCGTGAGCTGCTGGCCCGCCTGCCCGCCCGCACCAGCGACGGCCGCACGGCTCACCGGCCCGCTCGGTTCGTCGGGGTCGACGGCCCCCGCTGGTTCCTGCGAGCCGTGTTCAGCGGCCCGGCGGCGGCCGACGAGCAGGCCGCCCGGCCGCTGGAGGAGGTCGTCCGCGGCACCGTCGTCGTCCGAGGGGCCGAGGCGATGGCGCCGCGCGACCTGCTGCCGCTGCGGCTGCCCGACCAGGGCGGCGGCGACGCCCAGGTCTCCACGACCAGCGACGGCGCGACGGCGGCGGAGTCGTGA
- a CDS encoding ferrochelatase produces the protein MGTVNHGPYDALLLMSFGGPEGPEDVLPFLENVTRGRGIPRERLAEVGEHYLAFGGRSPINDQNRALLAALRAELDRRGVELPVYWGNRNWAPYLVDALRQAHQDGARRVLMIATSAYASYSGCRQYREDVARALTALAGEGRTMRVDKLRHYFNHPGFVAANVDRVEAAVRRLTERVDADDLRLVLVTHSVPEAMADTAGPAGGAYVAQHEDVAATVAAEVSARVGRDLPWTLVYCSRSGPPTQPWLEPDVNDHLRELAAAGVDGVVLAPIGFVSDHMEVVYDLDTEAAATAGELGLPVERAATAGTAAEFVAGLVDLVLERVAVEAGGVVERPTVGSLPPSHDVCPVGCCRNLRAPGTPAACGADWVPPEPVGAVVP, from the coding sequence ATGGGCACCGTGAACCACGGTCCGTACGACGCCCTGCTCCTGATGTCCTTCGGCGGCCCGGAGGGGCCCGAGGACGTCCTCCCCTTCCTGGAGAACGTCACCCGCGGCCGCGGCATCCCACGGGAGCGGCTCGCCGAGGTGGGCGAGCACTACCTCGCGTTCGGGGGACGCAGCCCGATCAACGACCAGAACCGGGCGCTGCTCGCGGCGCTGCGCGCGGAGCTCGACCGTCGCGGGGTCGAGCTGCCGGTCTACTGGGGGAACCGGAACTGGGCCCCCTACCTGGTCGACGCGCTGCGCCAGGCCCACCAGGACGGCGCCCGCCGGGTGCTCATGATCGCCACCAGCGCGTACGCGTCCTACTCCGGCTGCCGGCAGTACCGGGAGGACGTCGCCCGGGCGCTGACCGCGCTCGCCGGTGAGGGCCGCACGATGCGGGTGGACAAGCTGCGGCACTACTTCAACCACCCGGGTTTCGTCGCCGCCAACGTGGACCGGGTCGAGGCCGCCGTCCGACGCCTCACCGAGCGGGTGGACGCCGACGACCTGCGGCTGGTGCTCGTCACCCACTCCGTCCCCGAGGCCATGGCAGACACCGCAGGTCCTGCGGGCGGGGCCTACGTCGCCCAGCACGAGGACGTCGCCGCGACGGTCGCCGCCGAGGTCTCGGCCCGGGTCGGCCGGGACCTGCCGTGGACGCTCGTCTACTGCTCTCGCTCCGGGCCGCCGACGCAGCCGTGGCTCGAGCCGGACGTCAACGACCACCTCCGCGAGCTCGCCGCCGCGGGCGTCGACGGTGTCGTGCTGGCACCGATCGGGTTCGTCAGCGACCACATGGAAGTGGTCTACGACCTCGACACGGAGGCAGCCGCGACCGCCGGCGAGCTCGGCCTGCCGGTCGAGCGGGCCGCCACCGCCGGCACCGCCGCTGAGTTCGTCGCCGGCCTGGTCGACCTCGTCCTGGAGCGGGTCGCCGTCGAGGCGGGCGGCGTCGTGGAGCGGCCCACCGTCGGCAGCCTGCCGCCCTCCCACGACGTGTGCCCGGTCGGCTGCTGCCGCAACCTGCGCGCCCCCGGCACTCCCGCCGCGTGCGGCGCCGACTGGGTGCCACCGGAGCCGGTCGGGGCTGTCGTCCCGTGA
- a CDS encoding DUF3071 domain-containing protein, with the protein MHDLRLVGVHDDGEHLVLTGADGERFRLRIDEPLRAAVRRDRARLGQLQIEMGGALRPRDIQARIRAGESAEDVAATSGLPLEHVRRYEGPVLAEREHVADRARRVPARQVAHRPPFGDLVTERLTGRGVDAAAAVWDAWRAQGSTWTVQVAFRAGTKDRIAQWAYDVAASHLEPLDDEARWLSAPAAGDPGPRPGGRRLAAVEHVYDVEADGGVRPAGRSRRSSPAPAVPAAHSRASGPEEAQTASESDERARTLDLLDALRERRGRRQPVLPLDDDDDAADDADDAEDVDGGGLPPAAHPPASRPEELADAELLALPQASPGDEGRDLHLEAGTEDDARTATAVSSDAGSDSVAEAEQPTASAPAGPAGRPRRGRRPAVPSWDEIVFGAKRD; encoded by the coding sequence ATGCACGACCTGAGGCTCGTCGGTGTCCACGACGACGGCGAGCACCTGGTGCTGACCGGCGCCGACGGTGAGCGGTTCCGGCTGCGCATCGACGAGCCGCTGCGCGCCGCGGTCCGCCGGGACCGAGCCCGTCTGGGCCAGCTGCAGATCGAGATGGGCGGCGCGCTGCGGCCGCGGGACATCCAGGCCCGGATCCGCGCCGGGGAGAGCGCCGAGGACGTCGCGGCCACCTCGGGGCTGCCCCTGGAGCACGTCCGCCGCTACGAGGGGCCGGTGCTGGCCGAGCGCGAGCACGTCGCGGACCGCGCCCGCCGCGTACCGGCCCGGCAGGTGGCGCACCGCCCGCCGTTCGGGGACCTCGTCACCGAGCGGCTCACCGGCCGGGGCGTCGACGCCGCCGCCGCCGTGTGGGACGCCTGGCGCGCGCAAGGCTCCACGTGGACGGTCCAGGTCGCCTTCCGCGCCGGCACCAAGGACCGCATCGCCCAGTGGGCCTACGACGTCGCGGCAAGCCACCTGGAGCCACTGGACGACGAGGCACGCTGGCTCAGCGCGCCCGCCGCGGGCGACCCCGGGCCCCGGCCCGGCGGTCGCCGGCTGGCCGCGGTCGAGCACGTCTACGACGTCGAGGCCGACGGCGGGGTGCGCCCCGCGGGCCGGTCGCGCCGGAGCTCACCCGCGCCGGCGGTCCCCGCCGCGCACTCCCGTGCCAGCGGCCCCGAGGAGGCCCAGACCGCGTCCGAGAGCGATGAGCGGGCCCGCACGCTGGACCTGCTCGACGCCCTGCGGGAGCGGCGGGGTCGGCGTCAGCCGGTGCTGCCGCTCGACGACGACGATGACGCCGCTGACGACGCTGACGACGCCGAGGACGTCGACGGCGGCGGGCTGCCTCCGGCCGCGCACCCCCCGGCGTCCCGGCCGGAGGAGCTCGCGGACGCCGAGCTGCTGGCCCTGCCGCAGGCCTCTCCTGGCGACGAGGGCCGGGACCTGCACCTCGAGGCGGGCACCGAGGACGACGCACGCACCGCCACCGCCGTCAGCTCAGACGCCGGCTCCGACTCCGTCGCCGAGGCTGAGCAGCCGACGGCCAGCGCCCCCGCGGGCCCGGCGGGGCGGCCACGCCGCGGCCGGCGTCCCGCTGTGCCCAGCTGGGACGAGATCGTCTTCGGCGCCAAACGGGACTGA
- a CDS encoding alkaline phosphatase family protein, whose amino-acid sequence MSRDALPPVSGTLADVLPAAAAALGLPQRATPLRLPDAARVVVVLVDGLGERLLAERAGHAPFLGGLLADGHVLACGYPSTTATSMGSFGTGLSSGTHGMVGYQVRLPGTDRLLNELSWEDGPDPRTWQPQETVLEHLVARGAAVTRIGPAFFDGSGLTEATLRGGRFAAAESLDERVEAALAALRGPAPSLVYLYWGDVDKVGHVRGCTSWEWGEELAAVDLAVRRLAARAPADTLVLVTADHGMVDVPAGARTDLAQDAELADGVLLTGGEPRAPMLYTRDGAADDVLATWRSRLGSTVEVVSREQAVEDGWFGPVADHVLPRIGDVVAAAVAPVSVHDSRCQRPELAKLVGMHGGRTPAETRVPLLVVPGRRLG is encoded by the coding sequence GTGAGCCGGGACGCGCTGCCCCCCGTCTCCGGGACCCTCGCCGACGTGCTGCCCGCCGCGGCGGCGGCCCTGGGACTGCCCCAGCGTGCGACCCCGCTGCGGCTGCCGGACGCGGCCCGAGTGGTCGTCGTCCTCGTGGACGGGCTCGGGGAGCGTCTGCTGGCGGAGCGGGCGGGTCACGCCCCCTTCCTCGGCGGGCTGCTGGCCGACGGGCACGTGCTGGCGTGCGGCTACCCCTCGACCACCGCCACGTCGATGGGCTCGTTCGGCACCGGCCTGTCCAGCGGCACCCACGGCATGGTCGGCTACCAGGTGCGTCTGCCCGGCACCGACCGGCTGCTCAACGAGCTGTCCTGGGAGGACGGCCCGGACCCGCGGACCTGGCAGCCCCAGGAGACCGTTCTCGAGCACCTCGTCGCGCGGGGTGCCGCCGTCACCCGGATCGGTCCGGCGTTCTTCGACGGCTCCGGGCTCACGGAGGCGACCCTGCGCGGTGGCCGGTTCGCCGCCGCGGAGTCCCTCGACGAGCGGGTGGAGGCCGCCTTGGCGGCTCTGCGCGGACCTGCGCCCTCGCTGGTCTACCTGTACTGGGGTGACGTCGACAAGGTCGGGCACGTGCGAGGCTGCACGTCCTGGGAGTGGGGGGAGGAGCTCGCCGCCGTGGACCTCGCGGTCCGCAGGCTTGCCGCCCGGGCACCCGCCGACACTCTCGTCCTGGTCACTGCCGACCACGGGATGGTCGACGTGCCCGCCGGTGCCCGCACCGACCTCGCCCAGGACGCCGAGCTGGCAGACGGCGTCCTGCTCACCGGCGGCGAGCCGCGGGCGCCGATGCTGTACACCCGGGACGGCGCGGCCGACGACGTCCTGGCCACCTGGCGGTCACGGCTGGGCAGCACCGTGGAGGTGGTGAGCCGGGAGCAGGCCGTCGAGGACGGCTGGTTCGGTCCGGTCGCCGACCACGTGCTGCCCCGGATCGGCGACGTCGTCGCGGCGGCCGTCGCACCGGTGTCCGTGCACGACTCGCGCTGTCAGCGACCCGAGCTGGCCAAGCTCGTCGGCATGCACGGCGGCCGTACCCCCGCGGAGACCCGGGTGCCGCTGCTCGTCGTCCCCGGCCGCCGTCTCGGCTGA